A region from the Heptranchias perlo isolate sHepPer1 unplaced genomic scaffold, sHepPer1.hap1 HAP1_SCAFFOLD_65, whole genome shotgun sequence genome encodes:
- the LOC137318118 gene encoding probable G-protein coupled receptor 139 produces MELPIILQIKDTYYPILAAFGVPANLVTIVILSRGNCGLSKCISVYMVAMATADLLVIIFHVIVYHIFSYHFPYSFLSYTAVCKFILYMNPATLDISVWFTVVFTFDRFVAICCHKFKTKYCTVRTASAVLTTVTALFCLKDIPFCFAYEPERIINNVHWGCRSRVDFFSKPAGVVYSWLQSILIPWLPFALILLFNCSTVRRIVVASRARRGIRGHSTENQSDPEMENRRKSIVLLFTVSGCFILLWLTAAVSFLATKLTNTVHYLGDYGTPAFISTETGYLLMYLSSCTNTCIYAATQTKFREELKKMMTFPWTFILTLVK; encoded by the exons ATGGAACTGCCAATAATTTTACAGATAAAAGATACCTACTACCCTATTCTCGCGGCCTTTGGTGTTCCAG cgaacctggtgacaatcgtgattctctccagaggaaattgcggcctttccaaatgtatttctgtctacatggtggccatggcaacagcagatctactggtcatcatcttccatgtaatagtgtatcacattttcagttatcactttccatattcattcctgtcctacactgccgtttgtaagttcattcTTTACATGAATCCTGCTACGCTGGATATTTCGGTGTGGTTCACAGTcgtgttcacatttgaccgatttgtagctatatgttgtcataagtttaaaacaaaatattgcacagtgagaactgcgtctGCGGTTTTAACAACCGTCACTGCCCTGTTCTGTTTAAAGGACATCCCCTTTTGCTTTGCATATGaacctgaacgaataattaacaatgttcactGGGGTTGCCGCTCCAGAGTAGACTTTTTTTCAAAGCCTGCAGGCGTCGTCTACTCTTGGTTacaaagtattttaattccatggcttccttttgctttgatattactgtttaattgttcGACAGTCAGACGTATTGTCGTAGCCAGTAGAGCCCGGAGGGGAATCCGCGGTCACAGCACTgagaatcagagcgatccagagatggagaacagaaGGAAATCAATCGTTTTACTCTTCACGGTTTCGGgctgttttatactgttgtggctgacagctgcagTGAGCTTTTTAGCTACCAAATTGACAAACACCGTGCATTATCTAGGCGATTATGGAACCCCTGCGTTTATCAGCACTGAAACCGGATAtctgctcatgtatttgagttcctgcacaaacacgtgtatttatgcagctacccaaactaaattcagggaaGAACTGAAGAAGATGATGACATTTCCTTGGACGTTTATTCTGACATTGGTTAAATGA